A region of the Egibacteraceae bacterium genome:
GCGATGAGCGCCCACGGCGACGTCGCCCGCTTCCGCATCGGCCCACCCGGCGTGGGTTTCGAGTTCGACACGGTGTTCACCCCCGAGGGGGCGCGCCAGATCCTCACGGGCCGTCACTACGTCAAGGACGCGCCGGTCTTCACGGAGCTGGCCCGGATGATGGGCGACGGCATCGTCACCGCGGAGGGGGCTCGCTGGCGGCGCGACCGGCGCATCCTCCAACCGTTGTTCACCCGCCGGCGGGTCGCCTCCCACGTCGGGACCCTCGCCCACGCCGCGGAGGACCTCGCCGCAGGCTGGCAGGAGGCCGCACGGGCCGACCGGCCCGTGGAGCTGCACGCCGACTCGATGCGCTACGCGCTGGCCGCCCTCGGCGCCACGGTGTTCGGCGCGGACATGGAGGCGGCGAGACCGACCGTGGAAGCGGCGCTGCCGGTGATGCGCGAGTACATCGCGCGCCGGGCACTGGCGCCCGTGCGGGTTCCGGCCGCCGTGCCCACCCCGGCGAACCTCCGCGCCCAGCGGGCACGCCGCGCGATGTCCGACCTCGTCGGCGACCTGCTCGCACAGCGCCGCGCGACCGAACGCAGGACGGACGACCTGCTCGGCCGGCTGCTCGACGCGCGGGACCCCGAGACCGGCCAGGGCCTCAGCGACGAGGAGCTCCGCGCCCAGGCGGTGACCCTGATGATCGCCGGCCACGAGACCACCGGCGCGGCGCTGGCCTTCGCCCTCCACCTGCTCGCGCGCCATGCCGACGCGCAGGAGCGCATGCGGGCCGAGGTCGCCGAGGTGCTCGCCGACCGCCCGCCTGACGCCGGTGATCTGGAACGGCTCCGGTACACCACACAGGTGGTCGACGAGGCGCTCCGCCTGTACCCGACGGCGCACACCCTGCCGCGGCGCGCCGGCCGGGACACAGAGCTGCTCGGCCGCCCACTTCCCCGGGGACGCATCGTCGCGGTCAGCGTGTGGGGCATCCACCACAACGCGGCCGTGTGGCCCGAGCCGGCGCGCTTCGACCCCGACCGCTTTACCGAGCACGGTGG
Encoded here:
- a CDS encoding cytochrome P450, whose protein sequence is MAGSFLLGSANALRRDQLGTYEAAMSAHGDVARFRIGPPGVGFEFDTVFTPEGARQILTGRHYVKDAPVFTELARMMGDGIVTAEGARWRRDRRILQPLFTRRRVASHVGTLAHAAEDLAAGWQEAARADRPVELHADSMRYALAALGATVFGADMEAARPTVEAALPVMREYIARRALAPVRVPAAVPTPANLRAQRARRAMSDLVGDLLAQRRATERRTDDLLGRLLDARDPETGQGLSDEELRAQAVTLMIAGHETTGAALAFALHLLARHADAQERMRAEVAEVLADRPPDAGDLERLRYTTQVVDEALRLYPTAHTLPRRAGRDTELLGRPLPRGRIVAVSVWGIHHNAAVWPEPARFDPDRFTEHGGAHRERYTHLAFGGGPRTCVGVHLALAELVVAVATVVRAYRLRALVDDPPIDPGVTLHPVGGLHCRLEPTAASI